Proteins found in one Candidatus Baltobacteraceae bacterium genomic segment:
- a CDS encoding hydroxymethylglutaryl-CoA lyase: MSLPKAVTICEMGPRDGLQNEAVLVPTADKVRYIDLLSRTGLRTIEATSFVSPKAIPKLADAAEVFAAITKAPGVRYPVLVPNLKGYARAKACGADSIAVFTAASEEFTKRNINMSIDESLATFRDVVTTAKADGMWVRGYVSTAFGSPFGDTITPAMVVDVSVKLMAMGCDELSIGDTIGVGVPSQVDELVPLLLRAIPLERIAFHFHDTRGTALANVHAALRHGIAIFDSSSGGLGGCPYAPGATGNLGTEDLLYMLDNMHIETGVNLTRIREASRFIATIVNHALTSKTYQALELSTAHTSTPSP; this comes from the coding sequence ATGAGTCTGCCCAAAGCGGTGACCATCTGCGAGATGGGTCCCCGCGACGGCCTGCAAAACGAAGCCGTTCTCGTTCCCACCGCCGATAAAGTGCGCTATATCGACCTGCTCTCGCGCACCGGCCTGCGCACGATCGAAGCGACGTCGTTCGTGAGCCCGAAGGCGATCCCAAAGCTCGCCGATGCCGCCGAAGTCTTCGCCGCCATTACCAAGGCGCCCGGCGTACGCTACCCCGTGCTCGTGCCGAATCTCAAAGGGTACGCACGCGCGAAGGCGTGCGGCGCCGATAGCATCGCCGTCTTTACGGCGGCGTCGGAAGAATTCACCAAGCGCAACATCAACATGTCGATCGACGAATCGCTCGCGACCTTTCGCGACGTCGTAACGACCGCGAAAGCCGACGGCATGTGGGTACGCGGCTACGTTTCGACCGCGTTTGGTTCCCCGTTCGGCGACACGATCACGCCGGCGATGGTGGTGGACGTGAGCGTGAAACTCATGGCCATGGGCTGCGACGAACTCTCGATCGGCGACACGATCGGCGTCGGCGTTCCGAGCCAGGTCGACGAGCTGGTTCCGTTGCTGCTGCGCGCGATTCCGCTCGAACGCATCGCGTTTCATTTCCACGACACGCGCGGCACCGCGCTCGCCAACGTCCACGCCGCCTTACGCCACGGCATTGCGATCTTCGATTCAAGCAGCGGCGGTCTCGGCGGCTGCCCCTACGCCCCCGGCGCCACCGGCAATCTCGGCACCGAAGATCTTCTCTACATGCTCGACAACATGCACATCGAAACCGGCGTCAACCTCACCCGCATCCGCGAAGCCTCCCGCTTCATCGCCACCATCGTAAACCACGCCC
- a CDS encoding acetyl-CoA carboxylase biotin carboxylase subunit, which yields MIRRLLVANRGEIAVRVARGARELGIAPLGIYSEADEQAFHRTVMDDSVCVGPATATDSYLNIAAVIAAAKTLRADAVHPGYGFLSERAQFAQAVRDAGLTFVGPTPESMAAMGSKIEAKRRVRQFDVPVVPGYEGDDQSLETLRAQGRQIGTPLLIKASAGGGGRGMRVVDDLAQFDEALAAAKREALSAFGSDAVLLERYLRRPRHIEFQILADAHGNTIHLGERECSIQRRHQKIVEEAPSVALSPELRATMGAAAVRAAKSVDYVNAGTVEFMLDEDGSFYFLEMNTRLQVEHPVTELVYGIDLVHWQLRIANGEALTIVQSDVRPRGWSIETRIYAEDPANHLLPSTGTISAWVPPQGPGIRVDAGVQTGSEVSVYYDPMLAKLIVWGESRDAAIARLTGALERFRIDGIRANVPLLLWIARDDAYRAGDTTTQFLAERLDESIFTPTDAPKGSAALAIGDRLRAGHAPWRVGRVGIPLRLRSGATEYAVEATATRDEDAWQLSGDIAGLLRIEGGPGEGAVSLDGVRYGDDARTHAFAFVDPPSVDGAARATGAAATGRIVAPMPGKIIKVASTEGATVAQHDLLVVLEAMKMEHRIEAPSAGTIKAILVREGEIVPGGTPLVELA from the coding sequence ATGATCCGCCGGCTGCTCGTAGCCAACCGCGGCGAGATCGCCGTGCGCGTCGCCCGCGGTGCGCGCGAACTCGGCATCGCACCGCTCGGCATCTACTCCGAAGCCGACGAACAGGCGTTTCACCGAACGGTCATGGACGACTCGGTCTGCGTGGGACCCGCGACCGCGACGGATTCGTATCTGAACATCGCTGCGGTGATCGCGGCGGCGAAAACGCTGCGCGCCGATGCCGTGCATCCGGGTTACGGTTTTCTCTCCGAACGCGCGCAGTTCGCGCAAGCCGTGCGCGATGCGGGGCTGACGTTCGTCGGACCGACGCCCGAATCGATGGCCGCGATGGGCAGCAAGATTGAAGCAAAGCGGCGCGTGCGCCAGTTCGACGTGCCGGTGGTTCCCGGCTACGAGGGCGACGATCAATCGCTCGAAACCCTGCGCGCGCAGGGGCGGCAGATCGGTACGCCGCTCTTAATCAAGGCCAGCGCCGGTGGCGGCGGCCGCGGCATGCGCGTGGTCGACGATCTCGCGCAGTTCGATGAAGCGCTCGCAGCCGCCAAGCGCGAAGCGCTCTCGGCCTTCGGCAGCGATGCCGTGTTGCTCGAACGCTACCTGCGCCGCCCGCGTCACATCGAGTTTCAGATTCTCGCCGACGCGCACGGCAACACGATCCACCTGGGCGAGCGCGAGTGTTCGATTCAGCGGCGTCACCAGAAAATCGTGGAAGAGGCGCCGTCGGTCGCGCTTTCGCCGGAGCTGCGCGCGACGATGGGTGCCGCCGCCGTACGCGCCGCTAAGTCGGTCGACTACGTCAACGCGGGGACCGTCGAGTTCATGCTCGACGAAGACGGCAGCTTCTACTTTCTCGAGATGAACACGCGCCTGCAGGTGGAGCATCCGGTCACCGAACTCGTCTACGGCATCGATCTCGTGCACTGGCAGCTGCGAATCGCCAACGGTGAAGCGCTCACGATCGTGCAGAGCGACGTGCGGCCGCGCGGGTGGTCGATCGAGACGCGCATCTACGCAGAAGATCCCGCCAATCACCTCTTACCATCGACCGGAACGATTTCGGCATGGGTTCCGCCGCAAGGGCCGGGCATCCGCGTCGACGCGGGCGTGCAGACGGGCAGCGAGGTTTCGGTTTACTACGATCCGATGCTCGCGAAACTGATCGTGTGGGGCGAGAGCCGCGACGCCGCGATCGCCCGGCTCACCGGCGCGCTCGAACGGTTCCGCATCGACGGCATTCGCGCGAACGTTCCGCTGCTGCTCTGGATCGCGCGCGACGACGCCTATCGCGCGGGCGACACGACCACGCAGTTCTTGGCGGAGCGGCTCGACGAATCGATCTTCACGCCGACGGATGCGCCCAAGGGCAGCGCCGCGCTCGCGATCGGCGATCGCCTGCGTGCGGGCCACGCGCCGTGGCGCGTTGGCCGGGTCGGTATTCCGCTGCGTTTGCGCTCCGGCGCGACCGAGTACGCGGTCGAGGCAACGGCCACGCGCGACGAAGACGCCTGGCAGCTGAGCGGCGATATCGCGGGCCTGCTTCGCATCGAGGGCGGGCCCGGCGAGGGCGCGGTCTCGCTCGACGGCGTGCGTTACGGCGACGACGCGCGCACGCACGCGTTCGCGTTCGTCGATCCGCCGAGCGTTGACGGCGCCGCCCGCGCGACCGGGGCCGCCGCTACCGGACGCATAGTTGCGCCGATGCCGGGGAAGATCATCAAGGTGGCTAGCACCGAAGGCGCGACCGTCGCGCAGCACGACCTGCTCGTCGTTTTGGAAGCGATGAAGATGGAACATCGGATCGAGGCGCCGAGCGCCGGCACGATCAAGGCGATTCTCGTACGGGAAGGCGAGATCGTTCCCGGCGGCACGCCGCTGGTGGAGCTGGCGTAG
- a CDS encoding enoyl-CoA hydratase-related protein, with the protein MSTAVLETRIEDGVARVGLARPDVRNAFNAQLIADLKQTFDRLSTEPAVRAVVLAGAGKVFCGGADINWMRDSLELSREENVADAQAMSEMFRAIDRCAKPVIARVHGAALGGGAGLAAVCDVVIASEETLFGFTEVKLGIIPAVISPFVLAKIGATHARALFLTGERFDARRAQTIGLVHEVTALDTLDAAVDRVLAEVRGAGPSAVSAAKRLIETMRETGYDASRDVTANAIAAQRTTPEGQEGLRAFLERRKAQWSQ; encoded by the coding sequence ATGTCTACCGCCGTATTAGAGACCCGGATCGAGGACGGAGTCGCCCGCGTCGGCCTGGCGCGACCCGACGTCCGCAACGCTTTTAACGCGCAGCTTATCGCCGATCTCAAGCAGACTTTCGATCGCCTTTCCACCGAACCGGCCGTGCGCGCCGTGGTGCTGGCCGGCGCCGGCAAGGTTTTCTGCGGGGGCGCCGACATCAATTGGATGCGCGACTCGCTCGAGTTGAGTCGCGAGGAGAACGTGGCCGACGCGCAAGCGATGTCGGAGATGTTTCGCGCGATCGATCGTTGCGCTAAGCCCGTAATCGCGCGCGTTCACGGCGCGGCGCTCGGCGGCGGCGCGGGCCTGGCCGCCGTGTGCGACGTCGTGATCGCAAGCGAGGAGACGCTCTTCGGTTTCACCGAAGTGAAGCTCGGCATCATTCCCGCGGTGATCTCGCCGTTCGTGCTCGCGAAAATCGGCGCCACGCACGCGCGCGCGCTCTTTCTCACCGGCGAACGGTTCGACGCGCGGCGCGCGCAGACGATCGGCCTCGTTCACGAAGTAACCGCGCTCGATACGCTCGACGCCGCGGTCGATCGCGTGCTCGCCGAAGTACGCGGCGCCGGACCGAGCGCGGTCTCGGCAGCCAAACGATTGATCGAAACCATGCGCGAGACCGGCTACGACGCATCGCGCGACGTGACCGCGAACGCGATCGCCGCGCAACGCACGACGCCCGAGGGCCAAGAGGGCCTGCGCGCCTTTCTCGAACGCCGCAAAGCGCAGTGGTCGCAATGA
- a CDS encoding cytochrome b/b6 domain-containing protein, with translation MTEEGKAVYRHSLVTRITHWLFFIAFMALVSSGLQVFNAAPYLDAADKSNPARRVLSFDSPQDGIGTTTIFGHTLKTTGLFGWTADGMGAQAARAFPSWLTIPAYQSLADGRRWHFFFAWIMAGCGFFYIVSGLARRNLSELILRPRDIPKIVPMQLYYLRLRKEPPEHGTYNPLQKLAYTLVIFVFAPLLVLSGLALSPGFDAWLHPITSVFGGRQYARLWHFVLMIALLGFFVTHVILVATQGVFNQMRSMITGWYRLRSSDGTGV, from the coding sequence ATGACGGAAGAAGGCAAGGCGGTCTATCGCCATTCGCTGGTAACGCGCATCACGCACTGGCTGTTCTTCATCGCGTTTATGGCGCTGGTTTCAAGCGGGCTGCAGGTCTTCAACGCCGCCCCGTATCTCGACGCCGCCGATAAATCGAATCCCGCGCGACGCGTGCTATCGTTTGACTCTCCGCAGGACGGCATCGGAACCACCACGATCTTCGGCCACACGTTGAAGACAACCGGACTCTTCGGCTGGACGGCCGACGGCATGGGCGCCCAAGCGGCCCGCGCCTTTCCGTCGTGGTTGACCATCCCCGCATATCAGAGTCTCGCCGACGGGCGGCGCTGGCATTTCTTTTTCGCGTGGATCATGGCCGGTTGCGGGTTCTTCTATATCGTTTCGGGCTTGGCGCGGCGCAACCTCAGCGAATTGATTTTACGACCTCGGGACATCCCGAAGATCGTGCCGATGCAATTGTATTATCTGCGCCTGCGCAAAGAACCGCCGGAACACGGAACGTACAATCCGCTGCAAAAGCTCGCCTATACGCTGGTGATCTTCGTCTTCGCGCCGCTGCTCGTGCTCAGCGGCCTGGCACTCTCGCCCGGCTTCGATGCGTGGCTGCATCCCATCACGTCGGTCTTCGGCGGCCGCCAATACGCGCGGCTCTGGCATTTCGTGCTGATGATCGCGCTGCTCGGATTCTTCGTAACGCACGTGATTCTCGTTGCGACGCAAGGCGTCTTCAACCAAATGCGCTCGATGATCACCGGCTGGTATCGGCTGCGCTCGAGCGATGGGACCGGCGTATGA
- a CDS encoding molybdopterin-dependent oxidoreductase translates to MKRQLFIATSLSAALAGCSAIGTKLNDNARFHSVLDSAEALDQSIIGTHGLAKEYRAQDISTNFPLDSLPTPMNSYYNAIVRDQFRSYKLVVDGAVERPHAFTLAQLEKMPQKRDITRHDCVEGWSAIAQWDGVPLADVLALVRPRAGAKFVVFHSMDSDQQGTAYYESLNLHQATHPQTLLALRQNGKPITADRGAPVRLRVPTQLGYKSAKWVRRIEIVGSYGSLFGGKGGYWEDQGYEWYAGI, encoded by the coding sequence ATGAAACGGCAGCTTTTTATCGCCACGTCGTTGTCGGCGGCGCTCGCCGGCTGCTCGGCGATCGGTACCAAACTCAACGATAACGCGCGGTTTCACAGCGTACTCGATTCGGCGGAAGCGCTCGATCAAAGCATCATCGGCACGCACGGGCTCGCCAAAGAGTACCGGGCGCAGGATATCTCCACCAACTTCCCCCTCGATTCGCTGCCGACGCCGATGAACTCATACTATAATGCCATCGTGCGCGACCAGTTCCGTTCGTACAAACTGGTGGTCGACGGAGCGGTCGAGCGTCCCCACGCGTTCACGCTCGCGCAGCTGGAGAAGATGCCTCAGAAGCGCGACATCACGCGGCATGACTGCGTCGAAGGGTGGAGCGCGATTGCTCAATGGGACGGCGTGCCGCTCGCCGACGTTCTCGCCCTGGTGCGCCCGCGCGCCGGCGCGAAATTCGTGGTCTTTCATTCGATGGATAGCGACCAGCAGGGAACGGCGTACTACGAAAGTCTGAATCTCCATCAAGCGACGCACCCGCAGACGCTCCTGGCCCTGCGCCAAAACGGGAAGCCCATCACGGCCGATCGGGGCGCACCGGTGCGACTGCGCGTCCCCACCCAACTCGGCTACAAGAGCGCGAAGTGGGTGCGCCGCATCGAAATCGTTGGGTCTTACGGCTCATTATTCGGCGGAAAAGGCGGCTATTGGGAAGATCAGGGCTACGAATGGTACGCCGGAATATAG
- a CDS encoding ferritin-like domain-containing protein → MEGISRARLLASATAIGVLGMPLLTAFVDAAQNASPDDIATLNTAIELERAGIKAYDDAAATHLLAPGVLAVALSFRKDHVAHRDALIAAVKAGGGVPSAATAKLEYPALKTQNDILTFAKTVEERAASTYLSVIPDFKDRKLAGVAASILGVETTHVALLAQALNELPAYPSAFVTQ, encoded by the coding sequence ATGGAAGGTATCTCTCGCGCACGTTTGCTCGCCTCCGCGACCGCCATCGGCGTGCTCGGAATGCCGCTGCTTACGGCGTTTGTCGATGCGGCGCAAAACGCCAGCCCCGACGACATTGCGACGCTTAATACCGCGATCGAACTCGAACGAGCGGGTATTAAGGCCTACGACGATGCCGCGGCGACCCATCTGCTCGCGCCCGGCGTGCTGGCCGTGGCGCTCTCATTCCGCAAAGATCACGTCGCGCACCGCGATGCCCTCATTGCGGCGGTCAAGGCCGGCGGCGGCGTTCCTTCGGCGGCGACGGCGAAGCTCGAATACCCCGCTTTGAAGACACAGAACGATATCTTAACGTTCGCAAAAACGGTAGAAGAGCGCGCAGCTAGTACGTATCTCTCGGTGATACCGGACTTTAAGGATCGTAAACTCGCCGGCGTGGCGGCCTCGATTCTGGGCGTAGAGACGACGCACGTCGCGCTGCTCGCCCAGGCGCTCAACGAACTGCCCGCCTACCCGAGCGCGTTCGTCACGCAATAA